The Geothrix sp. DNA segment TGGCGGCCGTGAGGCAGGCCCTGGCGGCGCAACCCGACCATGTGGCCTCGCTGATTCTCCAGGCCGCCCTCCTTGGGCAGTACGCCGACTCCCTGACGACGCGCGGCGAGAACGCCGACGCCCTGGTGCAGGAGGCGGTGGCGGTGGCCTGGCAGGCGCAGCGCGCAGGCCCAGCCCGGGTGGACGCCTGGGTGGCCCTCGGCAAGGCCTACTACCAATGGGGCAATGCCCGGCAGGAGAAGAACCTGGATCCCACGGAGCAGCTGGAGAAAGGGCTGAAGGCGCTCGAATCCCTGTCTCTGGAGAAACGGGATTACACGGTGGAGAACCACCTCGGCCTCATCCACCAGACCTGGTCAGATTACGAGGACCAGCAGGGCAGGGACCCCTCGGGCCACCTGAGCGGCGCCATCGCGGCCTATGAGCGGGCCACGCAGATGGAGCCGCACCTGCTGCCGGCCTGGATCAACCTGGGTACGTGCCTCCAGCAGCGGGCTGGGCTGCCGCGGGCGGCCGACCCGGAGGCCGACCTGCAGACGGCCCTCCAGGTGCTGGCGCAGGCCCACACCCTGAACCCCAGGCATTTCGTCCCCTACTACGTGCAGGGGAAGGTGCTGTTCAGCTTGGCGCTGCGCAAACAGGAGCGGGGCGAGAACCCGGAACCTGACCTGCTGCAGTCGGTGGACGCGAACCGCCGGGGGCTGGCCATCAACGCGGGCATTCCCCACCTGCACAATGGCGTGGGGGTGGCCCAGCTGCTCCTGGCGCGCCAGGCCTGGGATACCGGACGCGATCCGAAACCCTTCCTCGCCGGTGCTGATCGCGCGTTCCGCAAGGCCATCGAGGTGGCTCCGAAGCAGGTGCTCGGCTACATCAACCTGGGTGACCTGCTCATCTGGAAGGCCCGGCATGGCCAGGGGGCCATCGACCTCCAGGCGGCCCTGGAGGCCGAGACCATGCTGCGCAGAGGCCTGGCCGTGTCTCCTGGCGATCAGGGCTCTCTGGTGAACCTGGGACGGCTGGCGGCCGTCCGCGTCGAAGGGAGCCTCCGGCATGGCGGTGAGTTCGCTTCGTTCCAGGCTGGCGGGGAGGCGGTCCTGGCCAAGGTGCTGACCCGCGATCCCCGGCACCGCGACGCCCTCGAGTATCTGGGCGAGCTGCGGACCGCCGCTGCCATGGCGAAGGCCCGCCGGGGTCAGGCCCAGGCGAAGGATTTCGAAGTGGCCGACCAGATCCTGGCCAGGGCCCTGGAGATCCTTCCGGATTCACAGGAATCCTGGCTGCAGCGGGCCCGCCTCTGTCTGGCCCGCGCGGAGTGGGAGCGGAGCACGGCCCGGGATCCGGCTCCCAGCCTGGCGTCCGGGGAAGCCTGCCTGGCCCGCGTCCTGAAGGTCCGGCCGAAGCTGGGCGAGGCCATCGCCCTGCAGGGGGCCCTGAAACTGGAGGAGGCCAGGAGCCTTTCCGCATCCTCCAGGACGCGACGAGTCGAGGAGGCCCAGCAGGCCTTCCGCGAGGCCTTTTCCCTCAACCGGAACCTGATGGGGGAGTGGAAATCCCTGGCGGACTCCACCCAGTCCCTGGCGCGGCCAGCCTCGTGATCAGGGTTCCGCGGAGAGCCGGGGCTTGGTCAGCCCGTCACCTTGATGGTGCCCGTGCCGCCGGTCGTTGCCTTCGGCATGATGGACAGACTGGCCTCGAGGGCGGCCTGGGCCTGCTCCGGGCTGGGCTCCGGCGCGGGGTTCTCCGGTTCCTCGTGGGTGGGCTTGGGAGACATGGGAACCTCCTGATGGAAAGGGGAGAAGGGTCCAGGATTCTGAGACTCAAATCCTGGTGGAGTTGGAACTGGGCCAAGCCTAGTCGCTTCATGGAGAAAACCAAAGGATTTTGTCGGGACAGCTTTCCGGGGGATAGAAGTTGATGCTGACTCAGACGAGGGTGGAACCTATCCTGATGGTTTGACCGAAAGAGGTGACCATGACCCGCGTGCTCTTCCAGACCGACAAGGGCGACATCAACCTGGACCTGTTCCCGAAGGAGGCGCCGGGCACTGTGGCGAACTTCGTGAAGCTCATCGAAGCGGGCTTCTACGATGGCCTGGCCTTCCACCGCGTGATCCCCGACTTCGTCATCCAGGGTGGCTGCCCCAACACCAAGGCCGGCGCCTCGGGCATGCCCGGTACTGGCGGCCCCGGCTGGAAGATCAAGTGCGAGACGGCCGGCAATCCCCACAAGCACAAGCTGGGCGCCCTCTCCATGGCCCACGCGGGCCCGAACACGGGCGGCAGCCAGTTCTTCATCTGCAACGGCAGCGCCCCCAGCCACCTCGATGGCGTCCACACGGTCTTCGGCCAGTGCGCCTCTGAGGCAGACGTCAAGGTCGTCCAGGCCATCAAGGCCAACGACCGGATCGTCAAAGCGACGGTGGTGGAAGCGTAGAAGGTCCCAACTCGCGCAGAATCGGGCGGCACAGCCGCCCGATTCTGCGTTAAGAACGGCAATGGGAGGAACCGATGCCTGAACGGTGCGGCTGGTGCGGTACCGATCCGCTCTACATCGCCTACCACGACGAGGAGTGGGGCGTTCCCCAGCACGATGACCGCCGGCTCTTGGAGAAGCTGGTCCTCGAAGGGGCCCAGGCGGGATTGAGTTGGATCACCATCCTGCGCAAGCGGGCGGCCTACAGGAGGGCTTTCCACGGGTTCGACCCCGTGAAGGTCGCGGCCATGACGGATGCAGACTTGGAGGCCGTCCTGCTGGATCCGGGCATCGTGCGGAACCGGCTGAAGGTCTTCTCGGCCCGGAAGAACGCCCTGGCCTTCCTGGCCGTCCAGCGGGAGTTCGGCAGCTTCGACGCCTTTCTCTGGGCTTTCGTGGGAGGCCGGCCGCAGGTGAACCATCCGAAGGCGCTGAAGGACGTTCCCGCGGTGACGCCCGAAGCCGAGGCGTTGAGCAAGGCCCTCAAGAAGCGCGGTTTCACCTTCGTGGGGCCCACGATCATGTACGCCTACATGCAGTCCATGGGCCTGGTGGATGATCACCTCACCACCTGCTGGCGCAAGGCACTCTAGAACTCTTTTCGCGAACGCGAAAAGAGTTAGGAAACGCTAGACTGAAGGATCCGGAGTCCCTGTGTCCAAGCCCTTCTACGTCACCACGCCCATCTACTACGTGAACGACCGGCCCCACATCGGCCACACCTACACCACAGTGTTGGCCGACGTCATCGCGCGGTTCCATCGCATGCGCGGCGAACAGGTGTTCTTCCTCACGGGCACCGACGAGCACGGCCAGAAAGTGGAAAAGGCCGCCGCGGCCCGGGGCATCACGCCCAAGCAACTGGCGGACGAGGTGGTGGCCAACTACACCGAGCTATGGAAGCAGATGGGTATGACCCACTTCCGGTTCATCCGCACCACCGACCAGGACCACAAAGACCAGGTGCAGCGCCTCTTCAAGCG contains these protein-coding regions:
- a CDS encoding DNA-3-methyladenine glycosylase I, with product MPERCGWCGTDPLYIAYHDEEWGVPQHDDRRLLEKLVLEGAQAGLSWITILRKRAAYRRAFHGFDPVKVAAMTDADLEAVLLDPGIVRNRLKVFSARKNALAFLAVQREFGSFDAFLWAFVGGRPQVNHPKALKDVPAVTPEAEALSKALKKRGFTFVGPTIMYAYMQSMGLVDDHLTTCWRKAL
- a CDS encoding peptidylprolyl isomerase; the encoded protein is MTRVLFQTDKGDINLDLFPKEAPGTVANFVKLIEAGFYDGLAFHRVIPDFVIQGGCPNTKAGASGMPGTGGPGWKIKCETAGNPHKHKLGALSMAHAGPNTGGSQFFICNGSAPSHLDGVHTVFGQCASEADVKVVQAIKANDRIVKATVVEA